TCCCTCGGGCATCTGAAACCCAACCAGCTCAGCTGGAGGCATTTCTTCCTGTGCACCCACCTTTGGTCAGCCACCCAGGCCTTGCCCCTTTTTTGACACTTGTCTACTTCTCTCCGTCCCCACCTACTAAGGACACTTCTTGTCTCCTCACTGCAGAAAGGACCCTTCCCTCAAGACCGCTGTGAGGCCAGAAGGATGTGAAgtgtctggcacagtgcctggcacacagtaggtacacaGACAGCAGCTGTAGTGACTACTGCCCGCATAGGCTCCACTGGCTGcaccagcccagggccaggaggcAGCCTCTCCCAGGCATAGGCTGTGCCGTGCTGCAGGGACAGGTGGAGTGTGGGTGGTGAAGTTATATTTAGCAGACGTGAAAGCCCATGTGGAGGCTGCCTGGGTGCCTGAGGGAGTGGGCAGAGCTCCTCCCACTGCTGCCCTCACGCTCCCACGCTCCAGGCCCCTGAACATGCCCTGCACTTCCTACCCACCTCCAGGCCTTCTCTTCAGCTGTTCCCCcagcctggaatgttctccccCAGGAGCTCTGCCAGGCAAACTCCTCATCCTCATCAACTGCtgcctcttccatgaagccttcctgGGACTAATCAGAAAACCCTACCTTGTCCTAGAAACTCCCTGGAGGTTTGACCCCTCCTCGCTGATCACATCCTGCCTGGTTCACCTCCAGCCTGTGTACCTGGAGGACAGAGCTCAGGCCCGGGGCCCTCTGCCCACCCACCTGGCAGGGCCTTAGAACTTGTCTACTGGGTAAATGAAATCCTGATGCGTCTCCCTGGGATGCAGCATTCTTCCTTCAGATCCCCCTTATGAGATGGTTCAGTTTAAAGTGAGTTTTCCTCTAGACTCCTCTTTAAAGCTATGCTATTTGCACCTAAAGGAGTTTTTCATAGGTTAGGTGCAGTTGGGTGCCCCTAGTGGCAGAGGAGGTGAGGGCTCCCCCAAACGGCCATTTCAGGGATGGTCAGTCTGAACTCGGGAGCGATGGGGGAAAACCCAGCTCCAGCAGTGGTTCTCTCCTACTCTACCTCCCAGAGACCGTCACAGTGAGGATGATGGGCGAAGCTGGAAACTAGGATGGGGATGGGATGTGGACAGGATTTTCATGGGATGAGAGTGGATATCTGAGTTTGAGCGAGGAGTTGGTGCTGGGTTGATTTTGAGTTGGGCGTGGGGTAAGGGGTGGGGTTTTGGGGGGCGCTGGAGTTAGGAAGGGGGTGAGGATAGGGGGCGGGGATGGAATTAGGGTTGGTCCAGGGGATTAGGAATGGAACTGGAGTTGAGGTCACAGCCAAGCAGAGACAGGAATGAGGTTGGGAACAGGATCAGGAAGGAAGTTAGAGTTGGAGACCAAGCCAGGTTCGCACCTGCTCGTTGCCCACCAGGTAGACCTTGATGTCAGGTAGAGAGAGGCCTCGTTTCTCACAGATGCCTGCCAGCATGGCACGGATGGTAAGACCGGGTCGGGCCAGGGCCAAGGAGGCTGTGCCATCGGGCAGGTACACGCAGCAGTACTTCCCTGGCCGGCTTTCGCTCTCACCTTCTGAGCTCCCAAGGCTCTTCCGGTGGCTCTGATTCAGGGCAGGAGTTGGGGGAGGTCATGTGTAATCATGCAAGGACATGCAGACAGGTACAGACAGGTAAGCTCACCGGGGTgcacgcacaaacacacatgcCCAAGGGCACACCCGTAGGCAAGGTACAGTCTTCTACGGGAACACATGTGTGCTCACCCAGGCATATGGGCACCCAGAGACAGGTCCACCCACTGACTCCCATACACATGCTGTGTACCCCTGGGCAGCCACCCTTGCACACACATCTGCTGAAGAGGATGTGCACCCGTGACACAGATGGGGCCCAATGTGGTGAGGACAGGAAGAAAGTAAGGAGGCTGAGGGGTCGTCCATGGGGGGCAAGCAGGGAGACTGAAGTGGATACAGTGACCAGGACTGATGGCCGCCACACAAAGGGGCCTGAGGAGTGGCCCTAGCCCGCCCCTCATCTCCCCCAGCAGTCGGCTCACCTCAGATTTACTGCTGACAAAGGCAAGGAAGCCGAGGTCCAGACTGGCGGAGGAGTTGAGGGAGCCTTGGGACTCTCGGCGCAAGCCCGAGTTGGCCACCCCGCCTGCCAGTTCTAGGGCAGAGGGAGCAATGAGCAGGAGAGCCCCCCTCCCTACACCCACCCCTCTGCTGAGGCCTCTCCCCAGCCAGGTGGACTCTGTTGGAGCCCTCCTGCAGGAGTCTAACGTGGTTTGGGTTTGCTACTGAGGGGAGGTCCCAAAATTCTGGGGTCTAGCCTGGGAACCCACTCCCCCTTCCCCGGGGGAACGTGGTAGTCATAGGGTCCTACACTTCGGTTTTCACAGACTTATAGACTGTCTGTGAGACAAGTAGAGGAAGGGGGCGTTCTCAAAGTTTGCCCAAACTCACGCCCCCATGCATCTCTGTGGCATCCTGCCCTCACCCTTGCGGAAGGACTTGCGGAGCGGGCGGCCCCCAGGGCCCTCAGCAGGCGGCAgctgccccacctcctccacgCCCAGCGGCAGCGACTTTCCAGGCTTCAGCTTGGGCTTCTGCGGGTACAGAGAAGGCGCTGGCACGGGTCAGGCCCTAGGCCAGATGCAGACGGTGGGCACACCCCCGCAGATCTGCGCccggccccctgccccctgcagcccctggtACACACCTTCCTCGTGGTGTCAGGGCTGCCAAGGCGCGAGGAGCCAGGTTCCTGCAGGGGACGCCCCTCGGCCTCCGCCAGAAGGCACTCGCGGTACAGCGGGGACTTGACGAAGCGCGCATAGCTATCGAACTTCATCAAGTTGAAGATCTGCTGGGCGGGCGCGAGGGCAGTGAGCCTGAGGCGGGCACTCTGCGTGCTTCCGGAGTTCCAGGCCCGGCCCTCGGGGTTCGCCGGGTCCCCAACCCAGGGAGCGAGCCCCCAGCTCCTACTTCCCACCGCCAGGATCCAGGCCCCGCCCCTACTCTTGGCCCCGCCTCGACCACAGCTAGGCCCCTCCCTATCCCCTCCACCACCGCTTCTGCTACGGTCCTCTGACTTGCGCCCTGCCGTGGCGTTTAGCTCGGCCCCAGGATCCGAATTTGGCCgcttctccaccccaccccaggccccggATCTGGCTCCACCTCTCCTCCATCGCGCTCCCTTCCAAGGCCACGCCCCCTCAACCCAGCCCGCGTCCCCGGGACGGCTCGCCTGAAGCTGCTGTGCCCGGAACATGTCCGGTCGGGGCTCGGCCAGCACCTCCTCGCCGAGCCAGGCCTGCCGGTCGATGTTCACGGGGCTCAGCGCCTGGCTGGAGAGGAACTCCTGGTAGATGTTACGGGCCTCCTGAGCTAACTGGGGCAGGAGAGACAGGAGAAGGTCAGGGGTCGGCCCAGGCCCTGGTCCCACCTCTCTGCCCCagctcccccttcccccacctgctTGGTGTCACTGGCCGGGATCTGCTGGAAGCGCTCGCAGGCCTTCCAGAAGGTCACGTTCTCGGCACTGAACTCCTTCTTCAGGAACTCCTGGGGGTGCGAAGGAGGAGGCAGTCAGAGACACAGAGACCTAGTCAGGGATTGTGGTCAAAGAGATTGGGATAGAGACAGGGCCAAGAGGCCAAGACAGACAGATAAGgccagacagacagatggagccAGAtctggaggcacagagagaaaaggagaggcagagacaagGAAAGTTCCCaggtgggaaaggaagaagagggtgCCCAAGAAAAGCTGGACGAGGAAGCTGACGGAGGAATCCCACTCTGGCCAGTTGAGGCTCCATCCATGCCTTCCCCCGTGCCCACCGCCCCTCCCCCATCGTGGCCACTGCCAtctgccctccccatcccaccccagggCTTACAGTGAAGTAAGCCAGGCCCAGCGGGTCCTGCAGCAGCCGCTCGAAGGATAGGCCCCAGCTGGCCACAGGCTGCTCCTCGGTGGGGAAGGGGCTGCTGGGGCCACTGGGGAGGCTGTGGATGCTGAGGGAGCTGCCGCGGCCCTCGCCCTGGCCCTGGGGCCCTGCAGTGCTGCTCAGCTCTGTAGGGGGATGGACAGGTGGAGATGAGCCTTGTGGCCTTGCCCAGCCCCTGTCCCAACCCCACCTGCAGGTACTTTCCCTGGAAAGACAGCAAGTGGCAGGGGTATCCCCACCGTGTTTCCGCACACACagaccccacccaccccagccaggcTTCCTCCACACACCCTGTCACTTACCTCCATCTGAGACAGCCAAAACCTACAAGAGACCCGAGGCAGAAAGTCAGAGTAGAGCCCAGGGTGGACCCTCAAGGGACAGTTCCCggcccagcctccaggactggaGCTGTGTTGTCCTCTGCCTGGATGTCCATGCTGGGCATTCCCAGCCAGCTCGCTGCTTGCTCAGGGGTTTGCTCAGGCTGTCCCTGGCTCCCCTCCCATCATGTGCCAACCACTGTGTGCTGGGACTCATGCCAGATACCTTCCAgctgccccaggcccctgggcAGGTGCCCTGAGACTCCATCCATGCCTTCTCCCATGCCCCCACGCCTCCCCCCCTGGGCACCTGCTGGGTGAGCCCAGGTGTATAGCATGGTGAGGAGGAACACAGAtttgaatcctgtctctgccacttaccagctgtgtgactttgggcaagttatttgttCATCTCTATCTGTCAATAGGGGATGATGGTAATAATAGTGAGGATCAAATCAGTTTAATGTATTTCCAGCATCTAGAATAGTGGCCAGCATGTGTGAGTGCTATATCAATGTTTGCTGTTGTCTTTGAGGAAGGAGAGGTGTCTCTGTTGCTGATGATCTCCTTATTGCAACTGTTTTCTCCTGGGGCCCAGTGACTCCCATGGGTCCCACCCCTCCTTGGATGAGCCACAGGATGCTATTTTATAGTAtagagcaggggttctcaaacttcagtgtgtattAGAATGATTGGGAGGAGCCCCAGGATGGAGCCTGAAACTctccatttctaacaagctctcagatgATGCTGGTGCTACTAATCCATGGACCACACTCTGAATAGCATTGCTGTAGAGGCCAACtccatcctctcccctgccccctatGCACAATTCCGACTTCTCTGGGAATCCCAACCATtagtgaaacagaaaaacactCCTTTCAAAATGACTCTTGCAGTGGTTTCCCTTGGCCTTCTTCCTACCTTCCTTGCAGCTCCACCAGCTTCCTCGTCGTCTCCTACCCATGCAAGGTGGCCTCTGCCCGTCTCTGACTCTGTCCTGGGCTCTTTCTGCCTCCCATATCTCCCCAGCTCCAAGAACATATGGTCAACTTCCCACTAACATCTCTGCCCAAATGTCCCGCAAGCCCTTCCAACTTAACCAGTCCCAAATGGAAGGCACCACAGCCAGCCACAAAGAAGGGCGCTGAACCAGCTTCCCTGCATCCTGTCTTTCTTCCCATCACCTGGGCTCCACCACCAGTGTTTGAGTCATCCccaattccttcctccttctcacctCCTACATTTTCTTTAGGCCCTGTCACAGGAGCTTTCACCACCTGTCCCTTCTTTCCATCCTCACTGGAAATGGTTCTGCAAACATCTCTTCCCCCAGGaagcctctccctgccctcctggctggaatttccctccctgctccctacTCCCACCTGGGAGCACCCAGGTCACACACCTGTGGCTAGAGCTGGCCTGCAGGTACAGATACGTGACATTATTAATATCTTGGCCCTcagaatgctttcttcttttaaagtttaaaagggTTTCCCACATTTCAAAATCAGgagttttggggccagccccacggccaagtggttaagtttgcgtgctcagcttcagtggcctggggtttgccggtttgaattctgggtgtggacctacacactgctcatcaagccatgctctcgtggtggcccacatagaagaactagaaggacttacaactatgatatacaactatgtactggggcttggggggaggaaaaaaaagaggaagattggcaacagatgttagcctagggccaatcttccccccctgccccaaaaagcatacctttaaaaaaaaatcaggagtttTACTTAAAACCCCagctttctgtctcctctttaAGACTCTGATGCCCCAGCTGGCCTGCATTCTTCCAGCATGGCCACCTTGGCTGGCACTCAGCGGCAATTGCCTCCCCTTGAAGGGGCTCACGCTGTCCTCAGAGGTCCCTGGAGCCAGTCTGATGCATTTGTGTTACTTATGGAGGCAGGTGCTAccccagactgcctgagttcaagctggtgctgtgtgatcttgacagggtgcttcacctctctgtatctcactttctttctctaaacAAAGGGGGCAAATGATGGTCCTGACCTTCAAAGGGTTGCTgtgattaaataagttaaatatatataaagaactcagaataCCATCTGGCATGGCGTACATGTTCAAGGAACGCTACTTATTGTTATTACTGTGTTAGCACTGGTGTCTGACCCTGCTCCGGCTTTCAAGTGTGAAAGCCCTGCCGTAGAGGAAGGGGCATAGGTGTCTGCCTCTGTCAGGCCCAGATTAAAATCCCAGCCCTCCCTTTCTGAGTTTTAGAATCTTGGGCTCCTCCTCAAGCCTCGTCTCCCACCTGGAGCGTGGGGATTAGTtgctgaggaggagagaaagttTGTGCACAGCGAGGCTGGGCGGGGAACCGGTTCCCCAGCGCACCCCACCTGcgccctcctgcctctgctctcccagATCTGACGCTTTATCTC
This region of Equus quagga isolate Etosha38 chromosome 7, UCLA_HA_Equagga_1.0, whole genome shotgun sequence genomic DNA includes:
- the RGS14 gene encoding regulator of G-protein signaling 14, with product MPGKPKHLGVPNGRMVLAVSDGELSSTAGPQGQGEGRGSSLSIHSLPSGPSSPFPTEEQPVASWGLSFERLLQDPLGLAYFTEFLKKEFSAENVTFWKACERFQQIPASDTKQLAQEARNIYQEFLSSQALSPVNIDRQAWLGEEVLAEPRPDMFRAQQLQIFNLMKFDSYARFVKSPLYRECLLAEAEGRPLQEPGSSRLGSPDTTRKKPKLKPGKSLPLGVEEVGQLPPAEGPGGRPLRKSFRKELAGGVANSGLRRESQGSLNSSASLDLGFLAFVSSKSESHRKSLGSSEGESESRPGKYCCVYLPDGTASLALARPGLTIRAMLAGICEKRGLSLPDIKVYLVGNEQKALVLDQDCTVLADQEVRLENRITFELELAALERVVRISAKPTKRLQEALQPVLAKHGLSLQQVALHRPGEKQPLDLEKLVSSVAAQRVVLDTLPGVKISEAGDKSPCRSQGRPPRTQDKAAHPPQLPLNSLAETPSSVTGKRQTCDIEGLVELLNRVQSSGAHDQRGLLRKEDLVLPEFLQLPAQRLNPQEAPPQTESAAQPKEGPSDSTAHSAL